The segment TTCCTGTGGCCAAACCGtggcagggctgcaggtgctgcccCGCGTCCCTGCTTGTCCCGTTggcacagcagtgtgctcagcatCACTTCCAGCCCTCCCTTTGCTATGTTCACCCCAACCCACTGCAGCcaaagggagctgctgctgctgccttggtCCTCTCCAGAACCAAACCCGCCAAGCACCGCTTGCCTGTGTCAGCCCTCCGGCATTCCCCTGCATGAATGTGAATGGTGAGAGCCACGGCTCCCtgcccaccagcacagccacagggcAGGGAGCCCCTCAACACTACACCCACCGCAGGCAGTGGGGGCTCACTGCTGCCCTGTGTTTCCAGGAGCTttggtgtccccccccccacccaaacCCACGCTTCTCCTTCACAGCTGACTCCCAGCTCGGGATTTGAACTTTGGGTGTATATGTGGATGTCTATATATTCAGGTACTGTGTATATTTTAGGTATATATAAGGAGCATATCTGGCTATAAATGTGGTTTGTCAGTATGTATTTCCTCTGTACACATACGTCGCTGGATGGGTTCACTTGGTGGATTCATTGTGAGGTTTCCGTGCTGCTAAGAcactttaaaaaggaaaaaacaaaacaaaacatgagtATTGCAATGGAAATGAAGCTGCTTTGGCATCCTCACCTTGCTCCTGGGCGGGAGGAAGGGACGGGGGAGCTTCGGGCAGCAGTTTTAGCCCTGGATCTGCATGATCCCCTCCCTGCCAGAAGGCTTGGAAGGAAGTGGGAAGGCttccagctgggagctgcaggctcaGGCAGGGAACAGAGGTTTGTTTGTACAAGCATCGGCTCCTAGCTCTGAGCGGAGCAAGGGGGACTTGGAATAACTCTGGGGCTCCGTGCAGggtttttctctctgcctttggGAAGGCGAGACATGGGCAGGctgagagttgggcagagaggaggaCGGTGAGGTTCAGTAGGGATGAATGTGGGGTCCTACAGCTTGGGGGGGGATAACTGCGTGCATCAGAATAGGTTGGGGGtgagctggaaaggagctctgcggagaaggacctgggtgctGTGGTTGACCAGCAGTTGGCCAACCATTGACCACAGCCGTTGTCCctggctcatggtcaccctGGGGGCATTGCAGTGGGACTGTGGGGGGTGCAGTGGGGGTtctcctgccctctgctctgccctggtgaagGCACATCTGGAGCagtgggctcagtgctgggctccccagttccaggcagacagggaactgctggggaaaggctgagagccccGGGTCTGATCAGCCTGAAGAAGACAGAGGGGCTGTTATCTCCTCTGGAGGCGTTCAGAACCCACCTGGGTGCTTTCCTGTGCGACCTGCcctagggaacctgctttagggGGGTAGGACCGGAGGTTCTATAGAAGTCCATTCCAACCCTTGTGCTTCTGGGACTCCGCACCCCACGCGTGGCAAAACGTGCAGACCCAAAGCAGAGCCCTTCTAATTCCCACTGCCTGTCCAGCTGCAGAGGGAGGAGGATGGAAACAAACCCCACAAAGCTTCTCTTCGCCGCCCCACAGTGCCTCtccaagaaaaacagcagcaacccGATCCCTTCCCgtgtgctcagcccagcccCGTGTTTGTCCTGGAAGCGAAGCCCCatggatgtgctgctgctggctgtgctgctgctgggtgtgctgctgcccacctcCCCGTTACCCAccgccccactgccccccacgCCACGCGAGTTGGCCCGCGCCGTGCTGGAGGCCCACGGGCGCGATGCGGGCAGCGGGCTGAGGCTGCTGAAGCTGCAGGGAGTCACCAGGACGGTAGGAACCTCGCTCGGGTTTCCCACTGGGTTTTGGGAAGGGGGAGCCATCCCACTACGCCAAGCGCTGGCGTTGCCTTGCAGAAGTTTGACTGGGGCACTCACTTCACCATCAATCTCACCGCCCGGGAGACCGCCTGCCCCGCCGGCCCCGCTGCGCCACGcggtgctgcctgcagagcccgGCCGGGCCAGGTGGGTTTG is part of the Gallus gallus isolate bGalGal1 chromosome 2, bGalGal1.mat.broiler.GRCg7b, whole genome shotgun sequence genome and harbors:
- the LOC124417717 gene encoding uncharacterized protein LOC124417717 isoform X2, whose product is MGRLRVGQRGGRCRGRRMETNPTKLLFAAPQCLSKKNSSNPIPSRVLSPAPCLSWKRSPMDVLLLAVLLLGVLLPTSPLPTAPLPPTPRELARAVLEAHGRDAGSGLRLLKLQGVTRTKFDWGTHFTINLTARETACPAGPAAPRGAACRARPGQQVRHCVAQISVFAFLPDAPLSLLECGRQTPSSSGQPRSRSRHSPATPQAIGLGEPALS
- the LOC124417717 gene encoding uncharacterized protein LOC124417717 isoform X1, which gives rise to MDVLLLAVLLLGVLLPTSPLPTAPLPPTPRELARAVLEAHGRDAGSGLRLLKLQGVTRTKFDWGTHFTINLTARETACPAGPAAPRGAACRARPGQVRHCVAQISVFAFLPDAPLSLLECGRQTPSSSGQPRSRSRHSPATPQAIGLGEPALS